Part of the bacterium genome is shown below.
CTTCCAGTGCCCTTGCCTTAAGGGCAAGAAGGTAAAGTCTTCCATAAAAAAACGCTGAGACGATTATCAGCGCTGAGAATAAAATAAGCAAGAACCTAATTATTTTCCATTTTTTGTAGGTGATGGAGAAGGATTTATAAAAGTCTCCTGTGTTTGATGTTATAATGACATTGTATATCCTTTTCATTTTTATATTTTAATTTAGAAAGCTTGGTTGTTCAAAAGATGTCAGGGTAAGAGCTCTTTTATATCTCTATACTCGTGCCAAAGGAATTTCTCATTACAATGGAATAGGGCATGTTTTATGTTATTCTTTATAACGGGATCATTAATGTAAAGTTCGTGAAGAAATTTTCTGACAAAATTCCTTCGGGATAGTCTTTCGTAAGGGCACTCCGATTCATATTTTTGCTCGATTCCAAGAAGAGCAGAGTATTTTCGAATAAGGGACCTGTCTACAAAAATGAAGGGTCTTATAATAAAATAATTACCCTCAAACAGGGGCTGAACTGGCATGATGGTACTTATGCCTCTTGAGTAGAGAATATTCAAGAAGAGAGTCTCTATTGCGTCATCTAAGGTGTGAGCGAGGAGCACCTTCTTGGAGTTTAAGGATGCTGCGAATTCTAATAGCTTCTTTTTACGCATCCTGCTACAAATAAAGCATGGGTTGAAAGGTTTTAGCTTTAGTTTAATAATTGCTTCTGTTTCATTGTCTTCAATGACCGTGATTTCAAGGTTCATTTCCTTTAGAAGTTGTTTTAATTTATCCTCATTCTGCATAGGTTTAAACCGGTTGTTGACAAACACAGGGTATATCTTTAAGTTCAAATCTCTTAGAGTGTTGTATCTTGTCATTACATCCGTTAGTACGATACTGTCGTATCCGCCTGAAATCCCAAGGATCAGAACTTCGTCTCTCGTAAAGAGATTTAGGTTTTCGTCCAGAACTCGGATATGTTTTAAAAGTTTGCCCTGAAGGCTATGAAACACCGATTTCATTGCAATTATTATGCGCCATGGGAGATGTAAATCTAATGAAGATGGTTTTTTTCTTGACAATTACATTTTTTGTTTATTTTAGAGCTTGCATTATACTCTTTTACTGGAGGTGAACATGATTTTTATAAATGCATTTTTACTCTTTTCGCAGCTTTCTATTGGTGTATTTGCGGATCCCTTGGCACAAGGGGCTTCTGTTAAATTTAATTTTCCCGGAAAGTTCGGTGTTGCTTTAATCCTCGCTGGGCGACAGGGAGAGAAGACCTATTCTGAATGGGTTGCTGATACCAATTCAGGTTATTCCAATAGGGATACTGTAGGCGATTTTTACTGGGCAAAGGGTGAATTGAGGTTAGAATATGAATTGGGCTTTAAAAGGGGAGTAAAGCCTTACGTTGCCCTTGGACTTGGGATTAATGCTGAGAAGTTATGGTTATTCAACGACACCACTTCTCTGTGGAAATCTTATAGCTATTCTGCCATCGGTGGTATAGGCGCCATTGGCCTTGATGTATATCCTTTTACTTTTTTGAAAAATCTTTTCGAAGGGCAGTCTAAAATAAGGGATGATGTCGAAAGGATTGAGGAAGATTTTTCGATACAGCTTGAATTGATCAATATATACTATAAAAGAGTTAGAGGAGAAAGACCTAAACCTCGAGAGTATTTCTATGAATACAATAACGCTGGTGTATCGATGGGAATAGGATTTTTCTATCACTTCTAAATTTCTTGACTATACAATGGTTTTGTAATAAAATAAAATCACTTCTAATCAAGCCGGGGTAGCTCAGTAGGTAGAGCACAGGACTGAAAATCCTGGTGTCCCCAGTTCGATTCTGGGCCCCGGCATTTTTATTTTGGAATTCTTAGGTGATTCAAATGAAAATCAAAAAACAGAATAAAACCAATTTAGAAAACACAGGGAAAATGAAAAATTCAAAAATTTAGCCTATATTAATATCCTTCTCAGACCACTCTATATCCTTGGGTGATTCGGCTGTCCACTGGAAGTACTGAATAAGGGTATAGATAATGAAGGCTACAATTATTGCAAGGATTGGCACCAATATATACCATACGGTTGGTTTGCTTTTTTTCTCCCTCATTTCTTCCATTTTCCCTCCTTTTGTTAGTTAGTTAAATTATGGTAGAATTCTCATGAAATGTCAAGGAAATAGAGGGATTGAAGGCTTTAAGGCAAAAAGTTTTCCATTTGCGTTGAAATTTCGTTAATTTATCTTTAAAATAGCTATTGAGATGAGCGACAAAATTGTAATTAAAGGTGCAAGAGTTCATAATCTTAAGAATGTTGATGTGGAGATTCCCAAATATAAGCTGGTGGTTATAACAGGCGTATCTGGATCTGGTAAGTCCTCCCTTGCCTTTGATACGATTTATGCAGAGGGACAGAGAAGATATGTGGAATCTCTTTCGTCTTACGCAAGGCAATTCCTTGGTTTAATGGAAAAGCCGGATGTTGATTTTATTGAGGGGCTTTCCCCGGCAATATCCATAGAGCAGAGGAAGGGTGGTTGGAATCCAAGATCAACAGTGGGTACAGTTACGGAAATTTATGACTATCTAAGATTGCTTTTTTCCCGTATCGGGATAGCTCATTGTATCCATCATAACTTACCTTTGGTTAAGAAGACCCTTGATGAAATTGTAGAAGAGATTTTAAATCTTCCACAGGGACAGTATGTTCAGATTCTTGCACCGGTGGTTAGAGGAAGAAAAGGGGAATACAAAGATCTTTTCGAAAAGTACCTCAAAAAGGGATTTTTAAGGGCTTATGTGGATGGGGAGCTTATTGAACTTGAAGAGCCGCCAGCACTTGAGAAGTATAAAAACCACGTGATAGACATCTTTGTGGACAGAGTTGGCGTGGATAAGGAAAACAGAAGTAGAATTTCTGAATCCGTGGAAACTGCCCTCCGGGAATCTAACGGCCTTGTTAAACTTAAATTTGAGGAGACGGGGAAAGAAGTTGTATATTCAGAAAAATTGATGTGCCCCGTTTGCGATTATTCGCTGGAGGGCTTGGAGCCGAGAATCTTTTCCTTTAATTCACCTTACGGAGCATGCCCTGAATGTTCCGGATTGGGTGTAAAATTAGAAATTGATCCTTCAAAGCTTATAAATTCGGAAGAACTTTCAATCCTTGAAGGTGCGATAAAACCATGGGGCGAGCCCAATCCCTTTCTGGAAGAGAAACTTTTAAGACTTGCAAAAGAAAAACATGTAGACCTTGATACTCCTTGGTCTGAGTTACCAAGAAGTTTTAAAAATTTGATATTATATGGAACCGAGGATCCTGCAAAAGACTATTACAGGCAGGATAGAATGGAACAGGACTACTATTATTTTGAAGGTGTTATCCCTTATCTGTGGCGCAGATATCACGAAACGGAATCTGACTGGGTTAAGGAAGAGATCGAAAGATACATGGTGAAAAAGACATGCCCAATGTGCGGTGGGGCGAGACTGAGAAAGGAATCACTTTACGTTAGAATTCGCGATAAATCGATATGGGACATAACCAGAATGAGCATATCTTCTGCCCTTGAGTGGTTTAAAAATCTAAAGCTTACTGGGAAAGAAGAAATAATAGGCAGGCAAATAGTGAAAGAGATTATTTCCCGATTGTCTTTCTTGGTGGATGTGGGGCTTGATTATTTGACCCTTGATAGATCCACAGATACCCTTTCTTCTGGAGAAGAACAAAGAGTTAGACTCGCCACTCAGATTGGTTCAGGGCTTACAGGCGTCCTCTATGTCCTCGACGAACCTTCCATTGGCCTTCATCCGAGGGATATTGATAGGCTCATAGGGACGGTAAAGAAACTGAGGGACCTTGGAAATACAGTTATTGTTGTAGAACACGATAAGGAAACAATTAAAGAGGCAGATTGGATTATAGACCTGGGGCCTGGTGCAGGTGATAAAGGAGGAAAGGTTGTCTTCAGCGGGACTTATGAAGGGATTTTAAAATCAAAAAAATCCTTAACTGGCCAATACCTTGCGGGAATTAAGAGTATTCCTGTTCCTAAGAAGAGGAGAAAACCCAAGGGTGATTTTTTAATTTTGAGAGGAGCACGGCACAACAATTTAAAAGGTATAGACCTGAAGATACCCCTTGGGCTTTTTGTGTGCATTACGGGCGTTTCGGGGTCTGGCAAATCTTCTTTGATTCAGGATACACTTTACATAGCTTTGATGAGACATTTTTACGGGTCAAGAGAAACCCCCGGTGCCTTTGACAAGATTGAGGGGCTTGAGAAAATTGACAAAGTTATCAATATTGATCAGAGTCCTATAGGCAGGACTCCGAGATCCAATCCCGCAACCTATACTTCTGCTTTTACACCGATCAGAGAATTTTTTGCCTCTCTTAAAGAATCTCGTAAGAGAGGATATACCCCTGGAAGGTTTTCATTCAACGTTAAAGGTGGCCGTTGTGAAGCTTGTGCTGGCGAGGGGTTTATAAAGGTGGAGATGCAATTTTTACCAGACGTTTATGTCCCTTGTGAAGTGTGTAAGGGTAAGCGCTACAATAAAGAGACACTGGAGGTAAAATATAAAGATAAAAGTATTGCTGATGTTCTTGATATGTCAGTAGATGAAGCTTATGTACTTTTCCAGGATATCCCTTCAATTGAGCGAAAGTTGAAACTATTGAAAGACGTGGGATTAGGCTATATTAAACTGGGTCAACCTGCCACCACTCTCTCTGGTGGAGAAGCGCAGAGAATAAAATTGGCAAAAGAACTTTCAAAGGTAGCAACAGGTAAGACTCTTTACATTCTTGATGAACCCACAACGGGACTTCACTTTGATGACGTGAAGAAACTTATACTGGTTCTCCAACGCCTTGTAGATATGGGCAATACCGTTTTAGTTATTGAACACAACCTTGATGTTATTAAGTCTGCTGATTGGATAATTGATCTTGGACCGGAAGCCGGTGATAAAGGCGGATGGATTGTAGCAGAAGGCCCTCCCGAGGAGGTTGCTAAGAATCCAAATTCCTACACTGGCTTGTACTTAAAGAAAGAGCTTGAGAATTCTAAGGCTTGACTTTGCCATGAGATTTTCATATAATATATTTAATGAGCGCTTCAAAGATTGACTTTGTTGTTAAAAAGTTTGAAGAATCCTTAAAAATTTTAGAGGAAGCCTTAAAGGAACTGAGGGAAAGAGATAAAGAACTTTCGAGTCTGGTGGAACTCCAGACAACTAAGCTTGCATTAGCAAAGACAATCTCCGAAGCCCTTTATTTAGTAACTGATCCCCTTGAGCTCTTTGAGACTCTGGTAAGCCTCCTTTCAAGAATAAGAGGTTTTAGTTTGCCATTTATTACAGTTTTCAATCCAGAAAAAGGCTTCAATACTTTCGTTGTAGATGATGGGAAAAGAACGTTAGTAGAAAAAATTATAGCCGAAAGCCTCGTACCCGATGAAGATCCGTTTAAAGATGGAGTATTGGATAAAAAACTTGGAGATGGTACAGAATTTCTTACTCTTATAGCAGTTCCTATTGAAGTAGAGGAAGAGTTCAAAGGAATTATAGGAGTGCTTTCTAAAAGCGATGAGATAGGAAGCGATGATTACGATTATCTTAGGGAGATAAGTCAGAACATTTCCACTGCTTTTAGGCAAAGAATGTTGATTCAAAGGCTGGAAGAGGCTAACATAAAACTAAAGGAGAGTTTTAAAAGTTCCATTACCCTCATTGAGAAGATTATAGAGCTTAAAGATCCCTATGGGAAGATTCACGGTGATAATGTTGGAGAGCTTGTTGCGGAAATCGGAAAAAGAATGGGACTTGAAGAGGAGAGGGTTGAATATCTTGCTTACGCCGGAATGATTCACGATATTGGGAAAATCTCCTTGCCAACGGAAATTGTCCACAAACCGGGACCTTTAACGGACGTGGAGTTTGCTCTCATAAAGCTTCATCCTGAGATAGGATATGAGTTTTTGAAAGATTTGTCATTTCCCTACCTTATTTCGGAAATTGTCTACCAACATCATGAACGGTGGGATGGCAGTGGTTATCCGAGGGGATTAAAAAATGGTGAAATACTTTTAGAAGCCAGGATTCTCTCCGTTGCTGAGGTAGTAGAATCAATGACCCATTTTAGGTCGTGGAGAGATGCTTATAAATTAGACGATGTGTTGGGATATCTCCAAGAAAATAAAGGGATCTTGTTTGATCCCGAAGTTGTAGATAACTGTGTTGAAGTTTTCAGCTCAGGTTTCAGGTTTAAGAGTTGACGGTAAAGTTTGTATTCCATAAACCAAGGTATAAAATAAAAGAGAGCAAGGGGGTCAAATGAATTTATTAATTGCAATGATGTTTATGATGCCTCCAAGCCCGGAGGTACTGGAAAATTTGAGAAAGAGTGGAAACCTGCAAGGCCTGGTTTCCATAATGGACGATGCAAGAAAGCGAGGAATGAATGCTCCTTCCGAGGAACTAATGGATAAGATCGGAAAAGAGATGCAAATTGCCCGTGAAACGAAAACGAAGGTCATTAAAAGGGCGGTTGTTATAATGTGTGACTTCTCGGATAACATAGGAACTACTCCTGCAGGGCATTATGATTCCCTTACAAACGGGCCATTCACAACAGGGAGTGTTAAAGATTTCTACCTTGAGAACTCCTACGGTAATCTCGAATTTGAATTTTTGGTGACTCCTGTATGGGTGCGTTTACCTAATCCGTATACTTATTATACCAACAACAATTATGGAATGGGCGATTGGCCTCAGAACGCGCAGAAGATGGCTTATGATGCAGTAGTAGCCGCAGATTCTTTCATAGACTTTTCCCAGCGTGATATGGACAACGACGGTTATGTGGATGCCCTTGTCATTGTTCACGCAGGCCCCGGTGCAGAATCGACTGGTGACCCCAACGATATATGGTCCCATGCCTGGGTTATTCCTCAGACACTTATTGTAGATGGAAAACAAGCCTACTGGTACACCACGGTGCCTGAGAATGCAGGTTGTGGAGTAATTGCCCATGAGCTGGGACACAGACCTCTTGGCCTTCCTGACCTTTATGATACCGATTACTCTTCAGAGGGGCTTGGAAATTGGTCTCTAATGGCAGGTGGTTCATGGAATGGTGGTGGAGCAGTCCCTGCTCACTTGGATGCTTGGTGTAAAATAAGACTTGGATTTGTAACGGTGGATACGGTAAAGAGCAATGGAATTTATCAGGCTATACCTGCAGTTGAAGATACGGGTATTGTCTTTAGGCTTTGGACCGATGGAAATACAGGAAACAGGTATTTCTTAGTTGAAAATCGCAGGCTGAAGAAGTTTGATAGAGCCCTGCCAGGTGAAGGCCTTTTGATTTATCATATAGATGATGCTAGGCCTAATAATAACAATGAGTGGTATCCCGGTCAGAATTATCTATATCATTATAAAGTTGCCCTTGAGCAAGCTGATGGTAGGTGGGATTTAGAGCACAGCACAAATAGAGGCGATGCCGGTGATCCATGGCCGGGCACATCAAATAACAGAGACTTTCACAACTATTCTATTCCCGATTCCAAGGATTATGGAAATCCAATGATTACAACTTATGTCGGCGTTCTCAATATATCAAACCCCGGTGATACCATGTATGCCGATCTTATGGTCTCCTCCTATAATAATGTGAAAATGTCATCCGTTTCCATACCAAGGGCTGATACCCTTAATGCTACCTCAGAATTTAAGTTGAAGTTATTTAATAACGGCTTTGTTCTTGCAAACAGGGACTTGAACTTTAAGGTATATGATGAGTCAGGAACCCTTGTCTACGACACGACGGTCACCAGTGTTTCCGTTGATACTGGACTGGCAGATACCATAAGTGTTTATTTTTCTCCAACTATTGATGATTGTGAATATTCTTATCACTTGTCCTTGGACGTCGGCGATGATGTTTCAAGAGACGATTCTCTTAGCGGATTTTATTATTCAAAGAGTGTGGTTAGAGATTATACCGTTGCGCGTTCCGAAGGCGATAACTATTATACGGAACATCTCGTTGACGGAAATGTGAGTGATCTGGAGTATTACGGTGCGGCTTGGATAGACGTAAGCAATTTCCTTGCAATTGGCGGTGAACTTTATAGGACAATAAGAAGTACATATGTGAAAGCCCATATTTTTCACGATACCCTTTTTGTTGCCTTCAAAGTCGTTGGGGATAGTACCGTCGGAAATAATGACTTTATAACATTCGTAATTGACGATAATGGTGACGGCTCTTTCCCTGAAAGTAATAGCAATGAGGGTGAAATCTCATTTAGAGACGGTTCAACGAGGTTGAGTTATTTCAGACCATATACGTCATCGGGAACCGGCTCAATTCAAACTCTGAATCTTCCTCATGCCTATGGTTTGCAGGGGAATACCAAATACGCAGAAGTAGCCATTCCTATTGATCTTACCGGCACCGGTCTTGCTTATCACCTTAATATTTCGGGTGACTATACAACCTTTGTCCCAAAGATATTTGTAAAAGTTACCGATGGTGCGAGGATTGTCGGGTGGTGGCCTCAGAATACACCATATGCTTCAACGGTAAGAGAGATTGGCTATTTTGCAACTCTCTCCACGTCTCCCGTTAGTGTAGCTGAAAAACCTGATCATTATACATTGAGACTGGATTGGAAAGGACCTTATCTCGTTTTGAGCGCGTCTGGTCTTTCTAATTCAACCCTGAAGATTTCCCTTTACGATGCTGTTGGTAGGAAGGTTCTTCAGAAAACCATTAAAGTTTCAAATTCTGAAAATGAAAGGATAGATTTGAGAAGTCTGCCTAAGGGTGTCTACTTTGCTGAAGTGGACGTAAACGGCAAATTTGTGGGAACTTACAAGGGGGTTTTAATAAAGTAAAGGCCCAAGCTTTTTGAATCTGCTTAAATTCTGAATTATATTTAAGTACTGCTTGAAATGGAGGATTCTATGCGAGATTATAGAGATACTGTTAATTTGCCTAAAACCGACTTTTCAATGAAGGCAGAGCTGACTAAAAAAGAGCCACTCCGATTGAATTGGTGGGGGGAGAGAAAAATTTACCAGAAAAATATAGAAAAGAGAAAAAATTCAGGTAAGGTTTTTATTTTGCACGATGGTCCTCCTTATTCAAATGGTCACATCCATCTTGGCACTGCGCTAAATAAAATTCTTAAGGATTTTCTCGTTAAGTATAAGTCTTTAAAAGGTTTTTATGCTCCTTATGTGCCGGGTTGGGACAATCATGGTATGCCCATTGAACTGGAGGTCATAAAGACACATCCAGAGTACAAAAGGCTTTTGTCCGACGCCTCTGAGATGGGGGAACCTCTCCTAAAGCAAAATTTAAGGAGGGATTGCAGGAATTTTGCCAAGAGGTGGGTTGAGATTCAGCGTGAAGAGTTCAAAAGGCTGGGAGTTTTTGGAGACTGGGAAAATCCTTACCTAACAATGGATCCCTACTATGAGGCAAAGGAGCTGCGGATTCTCGCTGAACTTGTGGAGAAAGGATATATCTACAGAAGTTATCTTCCTGTTCACTGGTGTCCACGGTGTAAAACAACTCTCGCAATGGCTGAAATTGAATATAAAGATAAAGAATCACCTTCTCTCTGGTTTACCTTTGAACCTTTAGAGACTGATTTCTATCCACTGGTGTGGACAACCACACCCTGGACCATAATTTCCAACACTGCCCTGGCCGTCCATCCCGATCTTGTATATGTGGTTGTAAAAACCGAAGAGAGAACATACTTGCTGGCGGAAGAGCTAATAGAAAGCAACAGGGACATCCTTGGTGAGAATTTTGAGATCGTGAAAAAGTTTAGAGGAAAAGAGCTTGAAGGCCTTAAATTCAAACATCCCTTCATCGATAGAGTTTCACCGATGATTCTCGGAACTTTTGTGACAACGGAGGATGGAACGGGTATTGTCCATATTGCCCCCGGTCACGGCAAAGAAGACTTTGAAGTGGGAAGAGAATATAAACTTCCTATAATCTCACCGGTGGACGAAAGCGGAAAATTTACAGCAGAAGCACCTGAGTTTGAAGGGCTTGACACTGATGAAGCGTCCAAGAAGGTCATAGAAGTTTTGAAAGAGAAAGGGAAATTTGTAAAGCTTTCCAAAATAACTCACAGTTACCCGCACTGCTGGCGCTGTAAAGGCCCCTTGATTTTCAGGGCAACTCACCAATGGTTTTTGAGTGTAGATCATGCTGGACTAAGGGATAAAGCACTGGGTGAAATTTTGAAAGTAAAATGGCACCCCGAGGAGGGGCAGGTAAGAATACATACATCGGTAAAGGAAAGACCCGATTGGGTTATTTCAAGGCAGAGAAGCTGGGGTGTATTTATTCCTGCTTTAAAATGTAAAAGTTGTGGTGAAACTTTCCTGAACCGAAAGGTTGTTGATAATCTGGCAGAATATGTTGAGCAAGGTGAGGTTGATGCTTGGCTTGTCAGGGATGTAAGCGTATTTACGGAAGGAAAGGTACACTGTCCAAGGTGCGGCGGAAATCAATTTGATAAAGAGCAGGATATTTTAGATGTTTGGTTTGATTCTGGGATCTCTTATATTGTGGTTTCGGAAAAGTACGGTTTGCCATGGCCATCGGATGTGTATCTTGAAGGTTCAGATCAACACCGTGGTTGGTTTAATGCGTCCCTTATGCTTGGTACCGCCTATTGTGGAAGTGCTCCCTATAAAAATGTCATAACCCACGGATGGGTAGTTGATGAAGAAGGTAAAGCGATGCATAAGAGCCTTGGTAATGTGATTCTACCTGAAGAGGTTATAAGTAAATACGGAGCGGACATTCTGAGACTCTGGGTGGCTTCCAGTGATTATACTGAGGATGTGAGACTTGGAGAGGAAATCTTGACAAGACTGGTGGATTCTTATAGAAAGATCCGGAACACTTTCCGGTTTATGCTTGGTAACCTTTACGACTGGGATGAAAGTAAAAGGGTTAAATACGAGGATTTGATACCCCTCGAGAAATATATGCTTGCCAAGTGGAATCAAGTTAAAAGGACTATAGAGGATGCTTATGATAATTTCTACTTCTACAAGGTGTATCATACCCTTTACAACTTCATTGTTGTGGATCTATCAGCCTTTTACCTTGACGTTCTTAAGGATCGGCTTTACACGTGGGGTGCGGATACCCCTGGAAGGCGTTCTGCCCAGATCGTTATTTATGAAATCTTGAAAGAGCTTCTTATTGTGATCTCACCGATACTATCTTTCACTGCGGAGGAGGCATGGGGATATCTTCCGGGGAATAAAGAAGAGAGTGTATTTTTGGCAGACTGGCCCTCAATTAACCCTATATATGATAATGAAGAAATATTGAGAGATTTTGAAGTACTTCTTGATGTAAGGGATAAGGTCCTGCTCCTGATAGAGAGAGCAAGAAAGGATGAAAAGATTTTGAGTGACCGCTTGGAGGCTAAGGTGTTAATTAACGCCGATAACCGTGAGGTGTTTAATGTCCTCAGAAAGTATGAATCGTATCTTGGGGAACTTTTCATAGTCTCGCAAGTTTCTTTGAACGGAAAAGCACAGGGTGATTTTGTTTTTCAGGATTTTGAGGGAATTAAGATCTCCGTTGAGCATGCATCAGGGAAGAAATGTGAAAGGTGCTGGATTTGGCACCAAAAGGTAGGGGAAGACCCTGAGCATCCGGGGTTGTGTCCTAAATGTCTTGAAGTGGTGAGGGGAATTAAGAGTGAAAATTGATATTCTCAATTTAAAGGATGGAATCACGGAGTATTTTGAGTCCTTAGGCCCATCGGAGCTTGATCTCTTAGGCTTGGATTTCCGCTTAAAGGATAAGGCTTTTGTCCATACCACTGTTGAAAAGAGAGGAAGCAGAGTTAAGATTAGAATTGATTCTAAGTTTATTCTTGTTTTGACCTGTTCAAGGTGTCTCGAGGAGTTTGAGCAATCTTTTAATACGGTGGATGAATACTACGTGAAACCAGGGCAGGAGGAAGTAGAACCTGAAAAATACTTGAGTGACGAAGACATTTATTCAATATTTGCACCTACCCAGGAAGTGGATACAACTCCCTTAGTAAGGGATAGCATTATCCTTTCTGTACCCATGAAACCATTGTGTAGTGAGGACTGCAAGGGACTTTGTCCCGTATGTGGAGTTAATCTCAACATGACAACCTGTGAGCATGTAGGAACTTTAAAAGAGGAAAATGAGTGGCAAAAGAAACTTAAAGAATTACGGAAAAAGCTGGAAAAGAAATGAATCTCCTTTTAGCAATTCTTCTAAGTCTTTATACTTCAAAGAAAAGCGAGGTACTGGTCTATCTTTTACCTGAGGATAACGGGGACTCAATACAGTTTGTAACCTTTGTTAGTTTTAATAGGCAGAATCTAATATTTTACAGGGAGGGTGATTCCTACAAGAGTTACGCCGAATTGGAAGCCGAAGTATTTGATAATAGAAAGAATCTCCTTTTTGGAAACAGCTGGACGATGGAAGTTCTGGCCTCTACCTTCAAAGAGACCAAACAATCCAAATGGTATCAGAGGATGTTCGCGTTTAAAATTAAGAGATTTCCAGAATACAGATTACGGTTTAGATTAAAGGACTCAGAGGGAAATGTAATAGCGGAGTTTGTGCAGGCTGTGAAAGCACCGGGTTTAATTTCTGATCCGGTACTTCTTGATTCAACGGCTTTATTAGAGGGTTCAAAAAGGCCGTCACCATCTTATGTAAGAGGAAAAAAGGGGATTTATTATGTGAGGTCCTTGAAAGATTCTATTCCTTTTAGATTACAGATTATATCGGTGAGACCCGTTTTAGAACTGAATGGGATCTTGAACAGAGGTGATAACTTCATTGAGGTGAATTTCGCAGAGCTCAAATCAGGAAGTTATAAGGTCGTCTTATCAGCCGGGCAGGAAAAGAGAGAAGCCCGTTTGACTCTTTTCACCCTTCCCATTGATTTTACACCTTCAGAGTTAAATCAAATAATCACAATCCTTTCTTTTATGGTGCCTCAAACGGAATTGGATTCTTTTAATTATTACAAAAAGAATTCTGACTCCCTTAAAAGTTATTGGGAAAGATTCTGGAAGAGGCGGGATCCCACACCCGAAACAGAGCTCAATGAATTTGAAGAGGAGTTCTGGAACAGAGTTGAATATGCTGACGAAAACTTTTCATCCCATTTAAAAAGGGGTGCAATCTCTGATAGGGGTATCTGCTATATTGTTCTCGGTCCACCTGATGAGATTGAGAGACATCCCTTTGACCTTGAGGCGCCTTCTTACGAGGTGTGGTACTATTATTACAAAAATTACCGTTTTGTATTTATGGATTTAAAGGGGGTTGGAGATTATGAAATTGTTGATCCTCCTCGCTATATTTTTTACGAGATCCTCAGAAAATAGAGGAGTTTTTCCCCAGGTTCCCTCGCAGGTGTACAAAAGCGAGGGAAAGGTGGATTTTTTACTTGAATATTCAAGGTTTTTGAGATCAGATTCTATCACCGTTTGTGAATTCAGTTATATGATTAATTTAAATTCCCTCAAAAGGAAAAAAGATGTTGAGGGGTTTAAAGCAAGGGTTGAAATTCAGGGCAAGAACCTTGAGAAGCCAATAGTTTCAGAGTGGACACAAAGAACGTCGAAGCCTTTGAATTTCTCAGTGGATAAGTTTTGGGCTTCTCTCATACCGG
Proteins encoded:
- a CDS encoding M6 family metalloprotease domain-containing protein; this translates as MNLLIAMMFMMPPSPEVLENLRKSGNLQGLVSIMDDARKRGMNAPSEELMDKIGKEMQIARETKTKVIKRAVVIMCDFSDNIGTTPAGHYDSLTNGPFTTGSVKDFYLENSYGNLEFEFLVTPVWVRLPNPYTYYTNNNYGMGDWPQNAQKMAYDAVVAADSFIDFSQRDMDNDGYVDALVIVHAGPGAESTGDPNDIWSHAWVIPQTLIVDGKQAYWYTTVPENAGCGVIAHELGHRPLGLPDLYDTDYSSEGLGNWSLMAGGSWNGGGAVPAHLDAWCKIRLGFVTVDTVKSNGIYQAIPAVEDTGIVFRLWTDGNTGNRYFLVENRRLKKFDRALPGEGLLIYHIDDARPNNNNEWYPGQNYLYHYKVALEQADGRWDLEHSTNRGDAGDPWPGTSNNRDFHNYSIPDSKDYGNPMITTYVGVLNISNPGDTMYADLMVSSYNNVKMSSVSIPRADTLNATSEFKLKLFNNGFVLANRDLNFKVYDESGTLVYDTTVTSVSVDTGLADTISVYFSPTIDDCEYSYHLSLDVGDDVSRDDSLSGFYYSKSVVRDYTVARSEGDNYYTEHLVDGNVSDLEYYGAAWIDVSNFLAIGGELYRTIRSTYVKAHIFHDTLFVAFKVVGDSTVGNNDFITFVIDDNGDGSFPESNSNEGEISFRDGSTRLSYFRPYTSSGTGSIQTLNLPHAYGLQGNTKYAEVAIPIDLTGTGLAYHLNISGDYTTFVPKIFVKVTDGARIVGWWPQNTPYASTVREIGYFATLSTSPVSVAEKPDHYTLRLDWKGPYLVLSASGLSNSTLKISLYDAVGRKVLQKTIKVSNSENERIDLRSLPKGVYFAEVDVNGKFVGTYKGVLIK
- the ileS gene encoding isoleucine--tRNA ligase; translated protein: MRDYRDTVNLPKTDFSMKAELTKKEPLRLNWWGERKIYQKNIEKRKNSGKVFILHDGPPYSNGHIHLGTALNKILKDFLVKYKSLKGFYAPYVPGWDNHGMPIELEVIKTHPEYKRLLSDASEMGEPLLKQNLRRDCRNFAKRWVEIQREEFKRLGVFGDWENPYLTMDPYYEAKELRILAELVEKGYIYRSYLPVHWCPRCKTTLAMAEIEYKDKESPSLWFTFEPLETDFYPLVWTTTPWTIISNTALAVHPDLVYVVVKTEERTYLLAEELIESNRDILGENFEIVKKFRGKELEGLKFKHPFIDRVSPMILGTFVTTEDGTGIVHIAPGHGKEDFEVGREYKLPIISPVDESGKFTAEAPEFEGLDTDEASKKVIEVLKEKGKFVKLSKITHSYPHCWRCKGPLIFRATHQWFLSVDHAGLRDKALGEILKVKWHPEEGQVRIHTSVKERPDWVISRQRSWGVFIPALKCKSCGETFLNRKVVDNLAEYVEQGEVDAWLVRDVSVFTEGKVHCPRCGGNQFDKEQDILDVWFDSGISYIVVSEKYGLPWPSDVYLEGSDQHRGWFNASLMLGTAYCGSAPYKNVITHGWVVDEEGKAMHKSLGNVILPEEVISKYGADILRLWVASSDYTEDVRLGEEILTRLVDSYRKIRNTFRFMLGNLYDWDESKRVKYEDLIPLEKYMLAKWNQVKRTIEDAYDNFYFYKVYHTLYNFIVVDLSAFYLDVLKDRLYTWGADTPGRRSAQIVIYEILKELLIVISPILSFTAEEAWGYLPGNKEESVFLADWPSINPIYDNEEILRDFEVLLDVRDKVLLLIERARKDEKILSDRLEAKVLINADNREVFNVLRKYESYLGELFIVSQVSLNGKAQGDFVFQDFEGIKISVEHASGKKCERCWIWHQKVGEDPEHPGLCPKCLEVVRGIKSEN
- a CDS encoding DUF177 domain-containing protein, translating into MKIDILNLKDGITEYFESLGPSELDLLGLDFRLKDKAFVHTTVEKRGSRVKIRIDSKFILVLTCSRCLEEFEQSFNTVDEYYVKPGQEEVEPEKYLSDEDIYSIFAPTQEVDTTPLVRDSIILSVPMKPLCSEDCKGLCPVCGVNLNMTTCEHVGTLKEENEWQKKLKELRKKLEKK